The sequence GGTATCGAAGGCATTGATCGCAAATATTATCCCGATGTAAAGAAGCTCGGCCTCGACATCTCGCTCGTCGGTGGCCACGGCTTCGCCAATGGTCCCTGCAACCCGAAATTCCGCGATGAGGTCATCGCCAAGCTCACGGAGGGCATCGACGTGGCGAAACAGTTTGGAAGCAAAAAAGTCATCACCTTCACGGGCATGCGATTCGATGGCATGGACCGCGAAAAGGCTATCCAAGACTGTCTGGACACCTGGAAGGCCGTTCTTCCTCATGCTGAGAAAAACGGCATCACACTCGTCCTTGAGCACCTGAACTCACGAGACAGCTCCCACCCGATGAAGGGCCATCCAGGCTACTTCGGTGATGATGTGGACTTTTGCGTGGATCTCATCAAGCAGATCGGCAGCCCGAATTTCAAGCTGCTCTTCGACATTTACCATGTCAGCATCATGAATGGTGACGTCATCCGCCGACTGCGGCTGCATAAGGACTACATTGGTCACATTCACACGGCGGGCAATCCTGGGCGCTGTGAGCTCGATGAGCATCAGGAGATCAATTACCCTGCCGTCATGCACGCGCTGGTGGAGACGGGTTACCACGATTTTGTGGCTCATGAGTTCATCCCGACATGGGAGGATACGATCCTGGCCCTGCGGCATGCTGCCATGGTCTGCGATGTGTGAGCTGGCTACTTCGGCGCGTCCTTTTTCTTTACCGGATATTTGCCCGGACTTTTCTCAAAGGCGCTGAGGCAGTCCGTGCAGCAGAAAGCGACGGGACCTTCCGCTGTCTTGACGCGATAGATCGGGCGTGCTGCCTTGCCATCGACAGGGCAGACGTCATTGATCGGCCAAGCGGCGAGCACGGTAGTCGCGGCGGCGAGACTGAGGAACCAAGTGGCGAAGTGTTTCTTCATAATGTGGTGCGCAGTGGGTTGTTCGTTGGCTGCGTGTCGGAAACGTAGAAGGCCAAGCGCCTCGTAGGTCTTCGCAAGAAACGCCCTTGGATGCACAAGGAAGGGTGCCTCTGCGCTGGGCTTTCACTCCAGCGCCTAATGGATTCCATCATCAGGACGGCTCAGTTTTATGAAGGCGGCCATAGTCCACGATCACCCTGCCAGTGAAATCTTCGCAGTACGTTTTTACGAAGCGCTCTCCGAATCGGATATCCGCTGAATCGTAGCCATGCTGGCTCTGCATGGCGGCTGAGATCACTGTGTCCACACCGACCATGGATGCGACAAGGTGCATATCTGTCTTTTGGATTTCCTCCAGGGTGATGCCGTGAAGCGGGCTCGACTCATCAATCACATGCATGAGAGTGAGTGCGGAGGGGAAGAGGGGTGAGGTAGTCGAAGGTGAGCTTCAGCGAATGAAAGGTGCGGAACAAGCCGTGCTCGAGAGTCTGCTACTGGCGGTGCATCATCATGCGGAATCCGTCCCCCCCCCTGGCGGGCGTGTAGCAAACTCTTGCTGGGAGTGGCTAGCGTGGCAGGGTGAGGTATGGCCGCCACACTGCATGCTGAGACAGACTTTTCCCTGCTGGGAATGGAGACACCGATCACTCGAATCGACCGTGCCCTGAAAGCATTATGGGCGGATGACGAGGCCAAGACGCGTGCTTCGCTGATCAATCTGGTGATTTACACCGAGGACACCACACTGTTGGCCGCTGACAATGATTTACTCGGTCAAGTCGCCGCAGAGCACGCCTGCCGAGCACTGCTGGTGCTGGCGCTGCCGGATGCAGAGCCACCACGGGCACGCTCATGGATACAGGCGCTGTGCAGGCCGTATCGGGGCCGCCAGACAGTTTGCAGTGAGCAAATCAGCTTTGTGTTGGAGGGCGGGGATGCGGCCCAGGTGCAGAATGTGGTCTTTGCGCATCTGGATAGTGATCTGCCGCTGGTGGTGGCTTGGCAGTCGGACCTGACGAAGAACTTCGAGGAGCGATTCTTCAGCCGCATCGACACGCTCATCATCGACAGTAGCCGCTGGACTGATCCTGCACGCGAGCTGGATGCTCTGACGGCGATGCGAGCGGAGGGGGCAGACTTTGATCTGCGTGATCTGGCGTGGACGCGGTCGCATTTCATGCGCACAGCGCTGGCTGGCTGCTTCCAGGACGCGTCAGCTTTGCAAAAACTGCCGCTGCTTCAGGTGTTACGCATCACCTACTGCCGGGGGCAGCGCATGACGGCGCTGCTGCTGGCGGCGTGGATTCGCCAGCGGCTGAAAAATGAGCTAAAACTCGATTTGATCGAGAAAGAGGACGGCCCCGCGTTGCAAAGCATCGTGCTCGAAGGCGAAGGTGTGCGTGGGGAAGTGCGGCGTGATTGTGACTCGCGCTTTGTGCATGTTTGCACGTCTTGTGGCGGTCACTCGCACAAGGAGCTGCTGCCTGCGGATGTGGATAGCGATGCCGAGCTCATGAATGAGCAACTGAGCCGATTCGGAGGAGATACGCTGTATTCTGATATGCTGCCAGTCGTGCGTGCGATGCTGTGAGTGCTGACGAATGAATCTCTGCGTCATGAAAAACGAATCAAGTTTCTGGGCGGCGTGGCTAAAGCTGGCGCGTGTATCGAATCTGCCGACGGTTTGGACGAATGTGCTGGCCGCATGGGTGCTCTCTGGTGGCTGGTGGCGTGAGGGAGTGGTGCTAGGGCTCTTGGTAGCCGGATCATTGATGTACACGGGTGGTATGATCCTCAATGATGCTGCGGATGTGGCCTTTGATCGGCAGCACCGAGCGGGGCGGCCGATCCCGAGCGGCCAGATCAGTGCGCGTGCGGCGTGGAGTGTGGGGCTGGTGATGCTGCTGGGTGGCGCTGGTCTGGCTGTGTGGTGCGGGGCCGGGCTATGGATGACGCTGGCATTGATCGGAGCGATTTTGTTTTATGATCTGTATCACAAGCCCTGGGCTGGATCGGTGGTGGTGATGGGGGCCTGTCGCACGCTGCTGTATCTGTGTGTAGCCTCTGCGCTGGGTGGTCAGGTACTGGCGCAAAGTCTGCTGCTGGGGGTGTACATCGTGGCGCTGAGTCTGGCCGCACGCTCACGCGGTGGATGGTGGAGTGTGCTGCTATTTGCCCCGCTGGTGTGGGCGCTGGTGGTGATGGGGACGGGAGCGCTGCGGCATCTGGATGTCTTTGTGCCGGTGTGGCTGGCGCTGCTGGTGCTCGTCCTCTATGCGCTGCTGCATCTGCGAGCAGGGAAAGTCGATGACGGCGTGGGTTGGCTGCTGGCGGGCATCGTGCTGGTCGATGCGCTTTTCATCTCCAGCCGTGAGCCATGGCTGGCGCTGGCTTTTGTGGCGGTGTGTCCGCTGCTCCGTCTCTGGCAGCGCTGGGTGGCCGCGACGTGATCATTTCCAGAACACTGCCTAGAGTGGCGTTTTGGCTCCGTAGTAAGAGGGTATGTTGCGCATCTCTTTGCTCCTTTTATGCCTCTGTGGGCCAGTGCTCGCCAAGGACGCTGGTCCTAGGCCTGTGCCGTGGTCTTTCGCTCCGCTGCGGCGGACGGAGCTGCCGAGTGTGAAGAACCATGCGTGGCCACAGAGCCGCCTAGACTACTACATTTTGGCGAAAATGGAGGCCGCAGGCATGGAGCCCGCCCCGAGGGCCACAGATCGCGTCCTGCAACGCAGAATGGCCTTTGATCTCACGGGATTGCCGCCGGATGGGAGCCCGCAGTCTGCCACGGCGAATCCGCTGGAGAAATACCTCGCCTCTCCGCATTATGGTGAGCGCTGGGCGCGGCACTGGCTGGATCTAGCTCGCTACACAGACCGTACACCGGACTGGCTTGACTCGACGAAGTATGCCTACCTCTACCGCGACTGGGTGGTGAAGTCACTCAATGAAGACATGCCGTATGATCGCTTCATCCTGCGACAACTTGCGACGGATTACCTGCCGGAGTGTGGTCCTGCGGATCGCGTCGCGTTGGGTTTCATCGGCCTGAGTCCCACGTATTTTAAGGAACTGCAGCTCCCGCCAGAGATCATCAAGACCACCGTCGCAGATGAATGGGAAGAACATGTCGATGCGATCGGTCGCACGTTTTTAGGCCTCACGCTGGCCTGTGCCCGGTGTCATGATCACAAGTCCGATCCGATCTCTGCGCAGGATTATTATGCCCTGGCAGGTGTCTTCGCTTCGGTGAAGCTGGGTGAGGTGCCGACGATGGGTGATGAGATGTGGAAACCGGTCGAAAAAGCCCGCACGCAGGTCGCCGCTCTGGAAAAGCAGATCAAAGACCTCGCGAAGAAAAAGCCCCAAGATCCCGCTGCGGAAAAAAAGAGGCTAGAGGCGCAAATCGCCGCTCTGAAGGCTCAAACGCCGCACTACAACATGCTCATGGCCAATGCTGTCGAGGATGCAGCTCTCTTTGTCGTCCATAAAGAGAAGGAACATGGCTCCAAACTCGATTACAGGGCCGGTATGGCCCGCGATCTGGAAATGCAGAATCGTGGCAATCCGAACGACACCGGCGATGTGGTGCCACGGCGCTTCCTGAGCGCCTTTCCATCGAAAAGCGGGCTGCCGCGTAAGTTTTCCACCGGCAGTGGCCGATTGGAGCTGGCAAAGGCACTCATCGAAGACGCAGCGCCACTGACAGCTCGTGTGATGGTCAATCGTGTGTGGAAGCACCACTTCGGGCGGGGACTGGTCGATACACCTAGTGAGTTCGGGAATCTGGGTGAGGCACCGACGCATCCAGAACTGCTCGATGATCTGGCTGGACGCTTCATCGAGAACGGTTGGTCACTGAAATGGCTGCACCGCGAGATTTTAAATTCCGCGACGTGGCAGCAGAGCAGTGTCGCTGCGGCCTCAGAGCTGCGTGACCCCGAGAACAAGCTCTTTGCACGCATGCCGCGCCGCCGACTGGACTGGGAGGCATGGCGTGATGCCATCCTGAGTGCCACGGGCACGCTCGATCTCACTCCCGGTGGTCCCGCAGGCGACATCAGCGATCTGAAAAACCTCCGTCGCTCACTCTACGGTGCCTCAGACCGCCAGGATATGGACCCGATGCTACGCATCCATGACGTGCCAGACCCAGGTGCGCATAATCCCTGGCGTAGCGAGACGATCACGCCGCTCCAGGGCCTCTTTGCGCTCAATTCGCCCTTCATGCAGGAACAAGCTGTGGTCTTGGCCCGCTGGGCGATGAAGCGGCCATACACAGATGTTTATGCCCGCCTCTTCCAGCGTGAGCCGACTGCTATGGAGCAGCGTGTATCCCGCCAATTCCTCGCTGGTAGGGAAGGGGACATCACCGCCTGGACACACTACACACAGGCGCTGCTAGCCGGGAATGAGATGCTCTTTGTGGACTGAGTGCTCATCGCACAGCAGCTCTGCTTTGCTGAAGTGCAGCGTAGGCGGTGTCGCGCAGTAGGAGCTCGTGCTCGGTATTCCAGTTCGCGGTGCCGGTGGGATTCATGGCCCGTGCCTTCATGGCCCACAGGCAGGCCATTTCAGCCTCTTCATAGCGACGCAGGGAGTGTAGATAGATGGCCAGTGCCACACGCGGCTCCTCATACAGTGGCGCGAGGTCCATGGCGCGGTGGATGGCGGAAAGCGCCTCCTCCATGTGCCCAGTGGCACGCAGGGCATCCGATAGCGCTAGCTGGTAGAGGTATTGATGCGCATTGAGTGCGCAGGCACGGCGTAGATCCGATAGACCGGCCTCCAGCAGACGGTGGCGCTCGGATTCGCTCTTGGTCGGGCTCCACTGGTCCAGATGTGCCACGCCACGCAGGAAGAAAACCTCCGCATTATGTGGATCGATGTCTCCCGCCCGTAGCAGATGCTCCAGAGCACCTGCGGCATCTTTTTTACTCTTCAGCACCGCGGACACCCCGGCGTGGTAATCAGCTGCGCCCCAGATCAGGGAGCAAAAAACGAGCGCTAGAGATGCTGCGAGCGATGCTAGCTTCATCCCCAGTCGGGCCCATGGCATGCGCGGTCCGCGTGAGCTGTCCGCATCTGCATCGAAGCCCGGATTGGCCAAAAAACCCAGTAAAATCGCGCCCGTGACTGCCACAGCTGGGATGTGCCAGTGAAACTCCACGATCGCATGCGTGAAGGATGCTGCTAGGGCCGCTAGAGAGCCCAGAGTCAGCGCCAGTGTCGTGCCTGAGAGCTGGCCCGTGCGTATGAATTTCCGATGCGCGAACCAATGCAAAAAGCGCAGTCCTTGGATGAAATGCACTGCCACCAGTGCGGCCAGCAGTAGCAGCCCGATCCAGCCATAATCGGCGAGCATCTGAAGGTACTCATTGTGGGCAAAAAGAGCCTCTCCGTTGTAGCCCGCCATGCGTGGGTCACGGTAGCGCACACAGCCAGAGTAGAACATGCGCGAGCCCGCACCGAGGAGTGGCGCTTCTGCATTCTGCGCTACGGCAGAGGGCCAGATCACACTGCGGATGTCCTTTGTGGCGGAGTTTTCCTGGGTGCGCCGGACGAGCATCTCCTCATTCACCTTCCACAGCACTGCTGTGCCGAGTCCTAGCAGCAGCGTGCCGCCGATGAGCATCCATTTAAAGAGATGCCGCTGGGTCTGCCACACCATCCACAGCCCCAACACGCCAAAGACCGCCACCCCTGCCGCTGCACCCAGTACTGCTCCGCGGCTGACTGTCAGCGCCGTCCCCGTAGCGATGGTGAGCAGTACAAAACCCAGAAACAGCCGCATGGCCGTGCCTGCACGACCAAAGAGCATCCAGCCCGCGCACATGAATAGCACCATCGAGAGGAACGAGGCGAGGTGGTTCGCATTGTTATAAAAGCCGCCCACACGTCCAGCACCACCAGAGCCCTCAAAGCGTGCAAATCCTGGCACGATGTGGAAATCCCAATGTCCACTGAAATGAATCATGCCCACGGCCAGATTCCCCACCGTGAGTGCTAGTAGCACGTAGATCAGGCCCATGCGCACTCGCGGATGGCTGCAAGCCGTCACCGTGAGCAAATAGGCTACCAAGGCTGCGCAAAGGATGAACACATCCTCCCGCGCCCACACTGCCACAGGTGAAAAAATTGCCCGAGCCGTGATATACAGCGCAAAGAGCAGTGTCGTGGCAAGACACAGGTCCGAGGGCGGGAAGGTCAGCTTGATCCGCCACCGCACAGCCGCGAGTAGCCCCGCCAAACCCAGCAGCAGACAGCCTGGCCAGAAAAACAGCATCCGCGTCTCTGTCGCCAGCACGCCAATAACCAGCAGCGCGAAGAAAAAGAGGGCGATGATGAGTTTCGGCATGAGGGAGTTGGTTGAGTGAGCTTTGCAGTATCAAGGTGAGAAGACTCGCTGGCGGAGCATGCA is a genomic window of Verrucomicrobiaceae bacterium containing:
- a CDS encoding UbiA family prenyltransferase, coding for MKNESSFWAAWLKLARVSNLPTVWTNVLAAWVLSGGWWREGVVLGLLVAGSLMYTGGMILNDAADVAFDRQHRAGRPIPSGQISARAAWSVGLVMLLGGAGLAVWCGAGLWMTLALIGAILFYDLYHKPWAGSVVVMGACRTLLYLCVASALGGQVLAQSLLLGVYIVALSLAARSRGGWWSVLLFAPLVWALVVMGTGALRHLDVFVPVWLALLVLVLYALLHLRAGKVDDGVGWLLAGIVLVDALFISSREPWLALAFVAVCPLLRLWQRWVAAT
- a CDS encoding TIM barrel protein, with the translated sequence MNRRHFFTTAAAALAATRLDAQSTAKASADPAYKIKNSGIKHTLMGWCWKPMDTLELARHAKDIGLIGIEGIDRKYYPDVKKLGLDISLVGGHGFANGPCNPKFRDEVIAKLTEGIDVAKQFGSKKVITFTGMRFDGMDREKAIQDCLDTWKAVLPHAEKNGITLVLEHLNSRDSSHPMKGHPGYFGDDVDFCVDLIKQIGSPNFKLLFDIYHVSIMNGDVIRRLRLHKDYIGHIHTAGNPGRCELDEHQEINYPAVMHALVETGYHDFVAHEFIPTWEDTILALRHAAMVCDV
- a CDS encoding DUF1553 domain-containing protein: MLRISLLLLCLCGPVLAKDAGPRPVPWSFAPLRRTELPSVKNHAWPQSRLDYYILAKMEAAGMEPAPRATDRVLQRRMAFDLTGLPPDGSPQSATANPLEKYLASPHYGERWARHWLDLARYTDRTPDWLDSTKYAYLYRDWVVKSLNEDMPYDRFILRQLATDYLPECGPADRVALGFIGLSPTYFKELQLPPEIIKTTVADEWEEHVDAIGRTFLGLTLACARCHDHKSDPISAQDYYALAGVFASVKLGEVPTMGDEMWKPVEKARTQVAALEKQIKDLAKKKPQDPAAEKKRLEAQIAALKAQTPHYNMLMANAVEDAALFVVHKEKEHGSKLDYRAGMARDLEMQNRGNPNDTGDVVPRRFLSAFPSKSGLPRKFSTGSGRLELAKALIEDAAPLTARVMVNRVWKHHFGRGLVDTPSEFGNLGEAPTHPELLDDLAGRFIENGWSLKWLHREILNSATWQQSSVAAASELRDPENKLFARMPRRRLDWEAWRDAILSATGTLDLTPGGPAGDISDLKNLRRSLYGASDRQDMDPMLRIHDVPDPGAHNPWRSETITPLQGLFALNSPFMQEQAVVLARWAMKRPYTDVYARLFQREPTAMEQRVSRQFLAGREGDITAWTHYTQALLAGNEMLFVD
- a CDS encoding O-antigen ligase family protein; this encodes MPKLIIALFFFALLVIGVLATETRMLFFWPGCLLLGLAGLLAAVRWRIKLTFPPSDLCLATTLLFALYITARAIFSPVAVWAREDVFILCAALVAYLLTVTACSHPRVRMGLIYVLLALTVGNLAVGMIHFSGHWDFHIVPGFARFEGSGGAGRVGGFYNNANHLASFLSMVLFMCAGWMLFGRAGTAMRLFLGFVLLTIATGTALTVSRGAVLGAAAGVAVFGVLGLWMVWQTQRHLFKWMLIGGTLLLGLGTAVLWKVNEEMLVRRTQENSATKDIRSVIWPSAVAQNAEAPLLGAGSRMFYSGCVRYRDPRMAGYNGEALFAHNEYLQMLADYGWIGLLLLAALVAVHFIQGLRFLHWFAHRKFIRTGQLSGTTLALTLGSLAALAASFTHAIVEFHWHIPAVAVTGAILLGFLANPGFDADADSSRGPRMPWARLGMKLASLAASLALVFCSLIWGAADYHAGVSAVLKSKKDAAGALEHLLRAGDIDPHNAEVFFLRGVAHLDQWSPTKSESERHRLLEAGLSDLRRACALNAHQYLYQLALSDALRATGHMEEALSAIHRAMDLAPLYEEPRVALAIYLHSLRRYEEAEMACLWAMKARAMNPTGTANWNTEHELLLRDTAYAALQQSRAAVR
- a CDS encoding glucose-6-phosphate dehydrogenase assembly protein OpcA — protein: MAATLHAETDFSLLGMETPITRIDRALKALWADDEAKTRASLINLVIYTEDTTLLAADNDLLGQVAAEHACRALLVLALPDAEPPRARSWIQALCRPYRGRQTVCSEQISFVLEGGDAAQVQNVVFAHLDSDLPLVVAWQSDLTKNFEERFFSRIDTLIIDSSRWTDPARELDALTAMRAEGADFDLRDLAWTRSHFMRTALAGCFQDASALQKLPLLQVLRITYCRGQRMTALLLAAWIRQRLKNELKLDLIEKEDGPALQSIVLEGEGVRGEVRRDCDSRFVHVCTSCGGHSHKELLPADVDSDAELMNEQLSRFGGDTLYSDMLPVVRAML